The following proteins come from a genomic window of Hydrogenispora ethanolica:
- the flgL gene encoding flagellar hook-associated protein FlgL — MRVTSRMNSLSFLSDIMSREAEIQKKSSQYASGVVIQRPSDDPIGTARTMLMNSSIYQIKQYTNNSQEARTWLNSADKALQSVDEYLQRAYELLERGANSTLSDEQRIAIAEEIDQICSGIMEVANTNIDNRYIFAGTDVTSIPYNLRVSVSGNPLDLHDQPIVIDASNNRFQLQLDDGTVKTIVLPVESYGVYDGTSGKTLNDLTKAIQKQLDVAGFAVPVSVKMTPDNKITFYAGTTPPDGKTHTVVLRNAVTASGNVQAASAPAGTPPTIVLDSSADATDDFYTGNTVTFKNSDGTLETRKIVSYDGATRTATLDEACNTAVSATSTYDVVDSTLGQLGFADQATTRQLVGTSISSPVTVLGKYPLTGQVASATGSSVTLTSDATATADFYKNWTITIVSGPGAGQTQTITGYDGTTKEAALSGSWSVPLPDATSVYSLSPPLEGTVSAASADSDKIYLDSNAITTSFYMGMPITITDGAGQGQTRTIKSVEYDSVAGKYYAKLDSPLNTLPDASSKYSINANYFANEDNRFKISLGQGTSYEISLDSGTYSLTEFAAQLEKKIQNIGGDYANIKVSVNSDNQLSLVYQDPSGANKTLPIKLESGSSADILDKMGFISGDHSDQARPNYEGDYGSLNYEINVGVSLGVNQVGADIFDSIFTNLRKFSQDLRTGDLDALGDEDIRLFKQDQQKVLVAQSQIGTKVNRLESGITRMSGVEDYLTSMMSTINDTEYARIVMELKTQQAAYDAALQISGQLIPKTLLDYLD, encoded by the coding sequence ATGCGTGTTACCAGCCGAATGAACTCTTTAAGCTTTTTGTCGGATATCATGAGCCGGGAAGCGGAAATCCAGAAAAAAAGCTCCCAGTATGCCAGCGGAGTCGTGATCCAGCGACCGTCGGATGATCCCATCGGCACAGCGCGTACCATGTTGATGAACAGCAGCATTTACCAGATTAAACAGTATACGAATAACTCGCAAGAGGCCAGGACCTGGCTTAATTCGGCGGACAAGGCGCTTCAAAGCGTAGATGAGTATTTACAGCGTGCCTACGAGTTATTAGAGAGAGGCGCCAACAGCACGCTCTCCGATGAACAACGAATTGCCATTGCCGAAGAAATCGATCAAATTTGTTCCGGGATTATGGAAGTCGCCAATACCAATATCGATAATCGATATATCTTTGCCGGCACCGATGTTACAAGCATTCCTTACAATCTGCGGGTTAGCGTTTCGGGAAATCCCCTCGATCTTCACGATCAACCGATTGTCATCGATGCCTCCAATAACCGATTTCAACTGCAATTGGATGACGGCACCGTGAAAACCATCGTTTTGCCGGTTGAATCTTACGGCGTCTATGACGGAACTTCCGGTAAAACGCTGAACGACTTGACGAAAGCGATTCAAAAACAACTCGATGTCGCTGGTTTTGCGGTACCGGTTTCCGTTAAAATGACGCCTGATAACAAGATAACTTTTTATGCCGGAACGACTCCGCCGGATGGAAAAACCCATACGGTGGTGCTCCGGAACGCCGTGACTGCAAGCGGGAATGTGCAAGCGGCCAGCGCTCCGGCGGGGACTCCCCCGACGATTGTATTGGATTCTTCCGCGGATGCTACGGATGATTTTTATACCGGCAACACCGTTACTTTCAAAAACAGCGATGGAACGCTTGAAACCCGTAAGATCGTCTCCTATGACGGAGCGACCCGAACCGCGACGTTGGATGAAGCTTGCAATACGGCTGTAAGCGCCACTTCCACCTATGACGTTGTTGACAGTACCCTCGGACAGCTGGGCTTCGCCGATCAGGCCACGACCCGTCAATTGGTCGGAACGAGCATTAGTTCCCCGGTTACGGTATTGGGCAAATATCCCTTGACCGGACAGGTTGCCTCGGCTACCGGGAGCTCCGTTACATTGACTTCCGATGCGACGGCTACGGCTGATTTTTATAAAAACTGGACCATCACGATTGTCAGCGGTCCGGGGGCAGGCCAGACGCAGACCATTACCGGTTATGACGGAACGACCAAAGAGGCTGCCTTGAGTGGTTCCTGGTCAGTACCCTTGCCGGATGCCACTTCGGTGTATTCCCTGAGCCCTCCGTTGGAAGGGACTGTCAGTGCGGCGAGCGCGGATTCGGATAAGATTTACTTAGATTCCAATGCCATAACGACCAGTTTTTACATGGGAATGCCGATCACCATTACCGACGGAGCCGGTCAGGGCCAGACCCGGACTATCAAGAGTGTCGAATATGATTCGGTGGCGGGCAAATATTACGCCAAATTGGACAGCCCCTTAAATACGCTTCCGGATGCCAGTTCCAAGTATTCCATCAACGCCAACTATTTTGCCAATGAGGATAATCGTTTCAAGATAAGCCTGGGCCAGGGGACCTCCTACGAGATCAGCTTGGATAGCGGAACCTATTCTCTGACGGAGTTCGCAGCCCAATTGGAAAAGAAGATTCAGAATATCGGCGGCGATTATGCCAACATCAAAGTGAGCGTGAATTCGGACAATCAATTGAGTCTGGTTTATCAGGATCCGAGCGGCGCGAATAAAACATTGCCGATCAAACTGGAATCGGGTTCCAGCGCGGATATCCTGGATAAGATGGGCTTTATCAGCGGCGACCATTCCGATCAGGCAAGGCCCAATTATGAAGGGGATTACGGTTCCCTCAATTATGAGATTAACGTGGGCGTTAGCTTGGGTGTCAACCAGGTAGGGGCTGATATATTCGATTCCATCTTTACCAATCTCCGCAAATTCAGTCAGGATTTGCGAACCGGCGATTTGGACGCATTGGGCGATGAAGACATTCGCCTATTCAAACAGGATCAACAAAAAGTGCTGGTGGCGCAGAGCCAAATCGGAACCAAGGTTAACCGGCTGGAGAGCGGAATCACGCGAATGTCGGGGGTGGAGGATTATCTAACCTCGATGATGAGTACTATCAATGATACTGAATACGCCCGGATTGTCATGGAATTAAAGACGCAGCAAGCAGCCTATGACGCGGCGTTGCAGATTTCCGGGCAGCTGATTCCCAAGACGTTGCTGGATTATTTGGACTAA
- a CDS encoding DEAD/DEAH box helicase family protein, with protein MLAPKYFLYLAESDEGRFRVSLSSNPRIDAYFLAEEGFTALQIIKPPLPLYLAEWVLEQLSTPGLKLKSGLFFRMVKRAVQTIQPHRILPPVKLSLAELRPESLDFPDLTGLLQGRILLGTELPELIAAKGLEVPWNPEDWMQYLYFHSRVRREAAVSVDRLGLPFCRRCGATTGILEDDCYFCGNSRCYTCPHCRSMGVAKSCLPLYSQPRSEEPVAEEAILPHFDFELTPPQKRASSALEQFLDGGERQFLVWAVCGGGKTEVSFGAVAKVLSAGGRVLFAVPRKDVVQELEPRFQKAFPAQTLVALYGGSGGRYEESSLVLATTHQCLRFYQAFDLIILDEEDAFPYFGSEMLHFAVRRALKPQGKLVMMTATPDRELRARAARGEIPVVEIPARPHRRPLIVPQILRTALNPVGRKDWQPPPFLREKLEALHSNGRKLLVFLPTVREVEQFGRALCDWAQSRTLKGKYVHARTPGRLEAKAALLDGAHDFLVVSTVFERGITIPNLDVVVLNADDEAIFDCRTLVQIAGRVGRMGEAAQVCFAGKRQSRAMHEAVTWISRMNEAGYQLGFLDESS; from the coding sequence TTGCTCGCGCCGAAATATTTCCTGTATTTGGCCGAAAGCGACGAAGGCCGTTTTCGAGTATCGTTGAGCAGCAATCCCCGGATCGACGCTTATTTTTTGGCGGAGGAGGGGTTCACTGCGCTACAGATTATCAAGCCGCCCCTCCCGTTATATCTGGCGGAATGGGTCCTGGAGCAGCTGTCGACCCCCGGCTTGAAACTGAAATCCGGCCTGTTTTTCCGGATGGTGAAGCGCGCCGTTCAAACCATTCAGCCGCATAGGATATTGCCTCCGGTAAAGCTATCCCTGGCGGAACTTCGCCCTGAGAGTTTGGATTTTCCGGATTTGACCGGGCTCCTTCAGGGAAGGATCCTGCTCGGTACCGAACTGCCGGAGTTGATCGCCGCCAAGGGACTGGAAGTTCCTTGGAATCCCGAAGATTGGATGCAATATTTGTATTTTCATTCCCGGGTCCGCCGCGAGGCGGCAGTCAGCGTGGACCGGCTGGGCCTCCCTTTCTGCCGGCGTTGTGGCGCAACGACAGGTATCCTGGAGGATGATTGTTATTTTTGCGGCAATTCCCGGTGTTATACCTGTCCTCATTGCCGGAGCATGGGAGTTGCCAAGAGTTGCTTGCCACTGTATTCCCAGCCGCGTTCCGAGGAGCCCGTGGCGGAAGAGGCGATTCTTCCTCATTTCGATTTTGAGCTGACTCCGCCGCAAAAAAGGGCTTCGTCCGCATTGGAACAGTTTTTGGATGGCGGGGAGCGGCAGTTTCTGGTTTGGGCGGTGTGCGGCGGCGGCAAGACGGAGGTCAGCTTCGGAGCAGTTGCCAAAGTGTTGAGCGCGGGAGGCCGGGTTCTTTTCGCGGTGCCCCGCAAGGATGTTGTTCAAGAGCTCGAGCCGCGTTTTCAAAAGGCTTTCCCCGCACAGACATTGGTGGCGCTGTATGGCGGCAGCGGCGGGCGTTACGAGGAGTCGTCCCTGGTCCTCGCCACCACTCATCAGTGTTTGCGGTTCTATCAAGCCTTCGACTTGATTATTCTCGATGAAGAGGATGCATTTCCGTATTTCGGAAGTGAAATGTTGCATTTTGCGGTGCGCCGGGCCTTGAAACCCCAAGGCAAGCTGGTGATGATGACCGCTACTCCGGATCGGGAATTGCGGGCGCGGGCCGCGAGAGGAGAGATCCCGGTGGTGGAGATCCCGGCGCGGCCGCACCGCCGGCCCTTGATTGTCCCGCAGATCTTGCGGACTGCCCTGAATCCGGTCGGACGGAAAGATTGGCAACCGCCGCCCTTTCTCCGGGAAAAGCTGGAGGCCCTCCATTCAAACGGCCGCAAGCTGTTAGTATTTCTCCCCACCGTCCGCGAGGTGGAACAATTCGGCCGGGCGCTTTGTGATTGGGCACAAAGCCGGACATTGAAGGGAAAATATGTTCATGCGCGGACGCCCGGCCGGCTGGAGGCCAAAGCAGCCTTGTTGGATGGCGCTCATGATTTTCTGGTCGTTTCCACGGTCTTTGAGCGGGGAATTACGATTCCAAACTTGGATGTAGTGGTTTTAAACGCTGATGATGAAGCAATCTTCGATTGCCGGACCCTGGTTCAGATCGCGGGACGGGTCGGGAGAATGGGCGAAGCCGCTCAAGTCTGCTTCGCCGGCAAACGGCAAAGCCGGGCGATGCATGAGGCGGTCACCTGGATATCGCGGATGAATGAGGCGGGATATCAATTGGGGTTCTTGGATGAATCTTCTTAA
- a CDS encoding ComF family protein: MIKKEAKKWYQSLGSGIAELIFPPRQLCPVCHQEESIQRGLGRRCLQRIALIVPPICERCGRPLRLAVAHARQCSQCERNQYYFSQARSVALYEGALREYLAELKYRYRPDLGPALGELLVEWAKLHSEFVRKIDRIVSIPIHSQKMMLRGYNQAELLANPLRNYLGIRSTYSIMMREKLTESQNALDKEERFANISGAFRVVDHSGLTGARVLLIDDILTTGATASEAARVLLRGGARDVKVLTLAAGVIDSQWFGSKAGG; the protein is encoded by the coding sequence ATGATAAAAAAAGAAGCAAAAAAATGGTATCAATCGCTCGGCTCCGGAATTGCGGAGCTGATCTTTCCACCGCGGCAACTTTGCCCCGTCTGTCATCAGGAAGAGAGCATCCAGCGGGGGCTGGGAAGACGCTGCCTCCAGCGGATAGCGTTAATCGTTCCGCCGATCTGCGAACGTTGCGGACGGCCGTTACGATTAGCGGTCGCTCATGCTCGGCAGTGTTCCCAATGTGAACGGAATCAATATTATTTTTCGCAAGCCCGTTCCGTAGCGCTTTATGAAGGGGCGCTCCGCGAGTATTTGGCGGAGCTGAAATATCGCTACCGGCCGGATTTGGGTCCGGCTCTGGGAGAGCTGCTGGTGGAATGGGCGAAACTTCATTCGGAGTTTGTACGAAAAATCGACCGGATTGTTTCAATTCCGATTCACAGCCAAAAAATGATGCTTCGCGGCTATAATCAGGCCGAATTACTGGCTAATCCGCTCCGAAACTATTTGGGAATTCGTTCAACATACAGTATAATGATGAGAGAAAAACTAACCGAATCACAGAACGCCTTAGACAAAGAAGAACGGTTTGCGAATATCAGCGGAGCTTTCCGGGTGGTTGACCACAGTGGGTTGACGGGCGCCAGAGTTTTGCTGATCGACGATATTTTGACAACCGGAGCCACCGCTTCCGAAGCAGCCCGGGTTTTATTACGAGGCGGTGCGCGAGACGTTAAAGTCCTGACCCTGGCAGCCGGGGTCATCGACTCCCAGTGGTTTGGTTCCAAAGCAGGGGGTTAA
- the fliW gene encoding flagellar assembly protein FliW, whose product MQIETKFFGPQEISEADCITFKNGLPGFESRHVYTIMHYKEDSPFFILQSIEQPELALILIEFNQVAPGFSFEISDEDAAEIGLASPAEAVTYAVVVLPADISQATVNLAAPIIVGLSSRMGKQIILHHPAYQLRHPLFTSSDTSIHKKTAVR is encoded by the coding sequence ATGCAAATCGAAACCAAATTTTTCGGACCGCAAGAGATTTCGGAAGCCGACTGCATTACGTTTAAAAATGGATTGCCGGGGTTTGAAAGCCGTCACGTGTATACCATCATGCATTATAAGGAAGATTCGCCTTTTTTCATTCTCCAATCCATAGAACAGCCGGAACTGGCTCTTATCCTCATTGAGTTCAATCAGGTTGCGCCGGGATTCTCCTTCGAAATCTCCGATGAGGATGCGGCGGAGATCGGTCTCGCGTCTCCCGCCGAGGCGGTTACGTACGCGGTGGTGGTGCTTCCCGCCGATATCAGCCAGGCAACAGTGAATCTGGCGGCGCCCATTATCGTTGGCCTCTCATCGCGGATGGGCAAGCAGATCATCCTTCACCATCCAGCATACCAGCTGAGGCATCCGCTGTTCACATCCAGCGATACGTCAATCCACAAAAAAACAGCGGTCCGCTGA
- the yiaK gene encoding 3-dehydro-L-gulonate 2-dehydrogenase: MKRVNYAEMVEQLTRVLCRQGFEIERAGACAKIFADNSRDGVYSHGLNRFPRFIEYIQKGYIAMDAQPELVQRFGTWERWDGHLGPGSLNAQFAMNRAIQQARENGMGCVALKNTNHWMRGGTYGWQAAEAECIGICWSNTTPNMPVWGGRERRLGNNPLVLAVPRAAGHIVLDMALSQFSMGKVEIYQRRHEMLPFDGGFDKEGKITRDPEAISETLLGLPIGYWKGSGLSFLLDLVATVLSGGNSTAEIGRLESEYALSQVFLAFDLSVLPDPEAVRGTIMRLIDHIHQSEPLREGERIYYPGERTLQTRNENLEQGIPVDEAIWKQVLAM; encoded by the coding sequence ATGAAACGGGTCAATTACGCCGAGATGGTCGAACAGCTCACCCGGGTGCTTTGCAGACAAGGGTTTGAGATAGAGCGGGCGGGCGCCTGCGCCAAAATTTTCGCCGATAATAGCCGTGACGGGGTGTACTCTCACGGATTGAACCGGTTTCCGCGGTTTATCGAATACATCCAAAAAGGGTACATCGCCATGGATGCCCAACCGGAACTCGTACAACGTTTCGGAACCTGGGAGCGCTGGGATGGGCACTTGGGACCGGGCAGCTTGAATGCTCAATTTGCCATGAATCGTGCGATTCAGCAGGCCCGGGAGAATGGCATGGGCTGCGTGGCACTGAAAAACACGAACCATTGGATGCGCGGCGGTACTTATGGATGGCAAGCGGCAGAAGCGGAATGCATCGGAATCTGCTGGAGCAATACCACGCCGAATATGCCCGTCTGGGGAGGGCGGGAGCGCCGTTTGGGGAATAATCCTTTGGTATTGGCTGTGCCGCGCGCGGCAGGACATATTGTTTTGGATATGGCCCTATCCCAGTTTTCCATGGGAAAGGTCGAAATTTACCAACGGCGCCATGAAATGTTGCCGTTCGACGGCGGCTTTGACAAAGAGGGAAAGATCACCCGGGATCCGGAAGCAATCAGTGAAACTCTGTTGGGATTGCCAATCGGGTATTGGAAAGGTTCCGGGCTCTCCTTCTTACTGGACTTGGTGGCGACAGTTCTTTCCGGCGGCAATTCCACGGCTGAGATCGGCCGCTTGGAGAGCGAATACGCTTTGTCCCAGGTTTTTTTGGCCTTTGACTTATCGGTGCTGCCGGATCCGGAGGCGGTGCGCGGGACGATCATGCGATTGATCGATCATATTCACCAGTCCGAGCCGCTGCGGGAGGGGGAGCGGATTTATTATCCCGGCGAGCGAACGCTGCAAACCCGCAACGAAAATCTGGAGCAGGGAATCCCCGTGGATGAAGCCATCTGGAAACAGGTTTTGGCGATGTGA
- the flgK gene encoding flagellar hook-associated protein FlgK — translation MSSTFFGVEIGKRGLMAAQKALDVISHNMVNAGTPGYTRQVANIVATDPFSYPSANAEISAGQLGTGVDVASINRIRDLLLDEQIRKETSTLNYWNSQNDLLDQIERIMNEPSKTGIQSTLDAFWKSLQDLQGSKAADPSTRDIVASTAVTLTDYIKQTYNDLKNLRSTVDKQVQDTVKTINNYATQLADLNDQIGKVTIQGDQPNDLLDQRDIVLEKLSELVNIRVSFDQQNRATVTLGGGTLVSGVEYNQLTTTPNPADPTISDITWKGVADPASSKISVSNGMLKGLLDIRDTALPNMMADLDTLTSTLITEMNKQHQQGFDLEGKPGGMFFTGTGAADIGVSADIQLNSSKIAASATGASGDSGNSDKMAGIFQQKLFNGKTATIGEFFAGVVAKLGVDSASAQSRVKNQNLLVTSLNQKRESVSGVSMNEETANSLIFNHAFDAASKVITTMDELLDVIINRLKV, via the coding sequence ATGTCTTCGACTTTTTTTGGAGTGGAAATTGGCAAGCGGGGTTTGATGGCGGCGCAAAAGGCATTGGATGTAATCAGTCATAATATGGTGAATGCCGGAACGCCTGGTTATACGAGACAAGTGGCGAATATTGTCGCAACCGATCCTTTCTCATATCCTTCCGCTAACGCCGAGATATCTGCCGGGCAACTCGGGACCGGGGTGGACGTTGCTTCGATCAACCGGATTCGCGATCTACTGCTCGACGAACAGATCCGGAAGGAAACGTCTACGCTCAACTATTGGAATTCGCAAAACGATTTGCTCGATCAAATCGAGCGAATCATGAACGAACCCTCGAAAACCGGTATCCAGTCGACTCTGGATGCTTTTTGGAAATCGTTACAAGATTTACAGGGCAGCAAGGCCGCAGATCCCTCTACTCGCGATATCGTGGCTTCAACCGCCGTAACGTTAACCGATTATATCAAGCAAACGTATAACGACTTGAAAAATCTCCGTTCCACGGTGGACAAGCAGGTTCAAGACACGGTGAAAACCATCAATAACTATGCTACGCAATTGGCTGATCTCAATGATCAAATCGGTAAAGTCACCATCCAAGGCGATCAACCCAACGACCTCTTGGATCAGCGGGATATTGTGTTGGAAAAGCTTTCGGAACTGGTAAATATCCGGGTTTCCTTCGATCAGCAAAACCGCGCCACGGTGACATTGGGCGGAGGAACATTAGTCAGCGGGGTTGAGTATAATCAGCTGACCACGACGCCGAACCCGGCCGATCCGACCATCTCCGATATTACCTGGAAAGGAGTCGCCGACCCGGCTTCCAGTAAAATCTCCGTTTCCAACGGTATGCTCAAGGGATTGCTGGATATTCGGGATACGGCCCTGCCGAATATGATGGCGGATTTGGACACATTAACCAGTACGTTGATTACGGAGATGAATAAACAGCACCAACAGGGTTTTGATCTGGAAGGAAAGCCCGGAGGAATGTTTTTTACGGGTACCGGAGCGGCCGACATTGGCGTTTCCGCCGATATTCAACTTAATTCCAGCAAAATTGCGGCTTCCGCCACCGGAGCCTCCGGTGATTCCGGCAATTCGGACAAAATGGCCGGAATCTTCCAGCAAAAATTGTTTAACGGTAAAACCGCGACAATCGGTGAGTTTTTTGCGGGAGTTGTAGCGAAGCTGGGGGTCGATTCCGCAAGTGCCCAGAGCCGGGTGAAGAATCAAAATCTCTTGGTGACGAGCTTGAATCAAAAACGGGAGTCCGTTTCGGGTGTTTCAATGAATGAAGAGACTGCTAATTCGCTAATCTTCAACCATGCCTTTGATGCTGCATCCAAAGTGATCACCACGATGGATGAATTATTGGACGTCATTATTAACCGGCTGAAAGTCTGA
- a CDS encoding shikimate kinase, which translates to MNGKNIVFIGMPGSGKSTLGVLLAKHLGMAFLDTDLIIQQREGRLLQSIIDQDGVVEFLQIEAAVVQQIRVADTVIATGGSVIYSAPAIEQLRRDSILVYLQLSYPAIEQRIQNMASRGIALAEGQQLVDLYHERIPLYEANADLTMPCDGLSVDELIFKISDLLKPLLASQDPTRP; encoded by the coding sequence ATGAACGGAAAAAACATCGTCTTTATCGGCATGCCCGGTTCCGGCAAGAGCACGTTAGGAGTATTGCTGGCCAAACATTTGGGGATGGCCTTTCTCGATACCGATCTGATCATTCAGCAACGGGAAGGCCGGTTATTGCAATCCATCATCGATCAGGATGGCGTGGTCGAGTTTCTTCAGATTGAGGCGGCCGTAGTCCAGCAGATCCGGGTCGCGGATACGGTGATCGCCACCGGCGGGAGTGTCATCTATAGCGCGCCCGCCATCGAACAGCTGCGACGGGACAGCATTCTGGTCTATTTGCAACTGTCCTATCCCGCGATCGAACAACGGATTCAAAACATGGCCAGCCGGGGGATTGCGCTGGCCGAGGGTCAGCAGCTGGTGGATTTGTACCACGAGCGGATTCCGTTATACGAGGCCAATGCCGATCTGACCATGCCATGTGACGGCCTGTCAGTCGATGAACTGATCTTTAAGATTAGTGATTTGCTAAAACCGCTGCTTGCGTCCCAGGACCCGACTCGTCCATGA
- a CDS encoding glycerate kinase, giving the protein MKIILAPDSFKGSLTAPQVCKAMADGIAALIPDAAVVKMPMADGGEGTVEAVVTATAGEIIPCPARDPLGREIRSFFGLTGDRSAAIIEMAAASGLPLLSEAEKNPLITSTYGTGQLIRAALDLGVKKIILGIGGSATNDGGTGMAKALGVRFLDAAGLELKEGGGDLGRLARIERSGLDPRIASTEFLVACDVTNPLTGPEGAAAVYGPQKGATPEMVAQLDAGLERLAERVREELGQDIQWLPGAGAAGGLGGGLVAFLNARLTSGIELVMEVTQFEKQLQDAQLVLTGEGRIDFQSAFGKTISGVGKLAGAAGVPVIGIAGSLGAGYEQVYQSGITAVTSIISRPMTLEEALADSQRLIREATARSLKFFLAGAARRP; this is encoded by the coding sequence ATGAAGATAATACTGGCCCCGGATTCTTTTAAAGGCAGCTTAACCGCGCCGCAAGTCTGCAAGGCGATGGCCGACGGCATCGCCGCGCTCATTCCCGATGCGGCCGTTGTCAAAATGCCCATGGCGGACGGCGGCGAGGGAACGGTTGAAGCAGTAGTTACGGCGACCGCCGGGGAGATCATTCCGTGCCCGGCCCGGGATCCGTTGGGCCGGGAAATCCGTTCCTTTTTTGGCTTGACCGGCGACCGGAGCGCGGCGATCATCGAGATGGCGGCGGCATCGGGCCTGCCACTCTTGAGCGAGGCGGAAAAGAACCCTTTGATCACCTCCACCTATGGAACGGGGCAATTGATCCGCGCCGCGCTTGACTTAGGCGTCAAAAAGATTATTCTGGGGATTGGCGGCAGCGCCACCAATGATGGCGGGACCGGAATGGCGAAGGCATTGGGAGTCCGTTTTCTGGACGCCGCCGGCCTGGAATTGAAGGAAGGCGGAGGGGATCTGGGCCGCCTGGCGCGGATCGAGCGCAGCGGGCTCGATCCGCGGATCGCATCGACCGAATTTTTGGTGGCTTGCGATGTGACCAATCCGTTAACCGGTCCCGAAGGCGCAGCCGCCGTTTACGGACCGCAAAAAGGAGCGACTCCGGAGATGGTGGCGCAGTTGGATGCCGGTTTGGAACGGTTGGCGGAGCGGGTGCGGGAAGAGTTGGGCCAGGATATTCAGTGGCTGCCCGGAGCGGGCGCGGCCGGCGGCTTGGGGGGCGGCTTAGTCGCTTTCCTGAATGCCCGGCTGACGTCGGGGATCGAACTCGTGATGGAAGTCACTCAATTTGAAAAGCAGTTGCAAGACGCGCAACTGGTGCTGACCGGAGAGGGCCGGATCGATTTCCAGTCCGCTTTCGGCAAGACCATCAGCGGCGTTGGAAAATTGGCCGGGGCGGCCGGGGTTCCCGTGATCGGCATCGCCGGTTCGCTGGGCGCCGGTTATGAACAGGTATACCAAAGTGGCATCACCGCGGTCACTTCGATCATCAGCCGCCCGATGACCTTGGAGGAAGCCCTGGCCGATTCCCAACGGTTGATCCGCGAAGCGACCGCCCGTTCCCTCAAATTCTTTTTGGCCGGAGCAGCGCGTCGTCCTTGA
- the flgN gene encoding flagellar export chaperone FlgN gives MSDAQEFELLLGQEIELLQELKGLALAKKAALLNDNLSQLNDIVLREEAAAKKLKEIQSVCSEQTQIFISSAKNGSAIPEPVASYIAQMKKLVLEIKEENEFNQIILQDFLSLVRFTINAWTSMDDDTGTYNPTGKLMTGQNKVNILDFKG, from the coding sequence ATGTCTGATGCCCAAGAATTTGAATTGCTTTTGGGCCAAGAAATTGAACTGTTGCAAGAATTGAAAGGTCTCGCTTTAGCCAAAAAAGCCGCATTACTGAATGATAATCTGTCACAATTGAATGATATCGTTCTCCGCGAAGAGGCCGCTGCAAAAAAGTTAAAAGAAATTCAAAGTGTCTGCTCGGAGCAGACACAGATTTTTATTTCCAGTGCGAAAAACGGCTCCGCAATTCCGGAACCCGTTGCATCGTATATTGCCCAGATGAAAAAGCTGGTCTTGGAGATTAAGGAAGAGAATGAATTCAACCAAATTATCCTGCAGGATTTTTTGAGTTTAGTCCGGTTTACCATTAATGCCTGGACTTCCATGGATGATGATACGGGAACTTATAATCCGACGGGAAAGTTGATGACGGGCCAGAATAAAGTGAATATTCTTGATTTCAAGGGGTGA
- the csrA gene encoding carbon storage regulator CsrA, whose product MLVLTRKLNESIMVGDDVKITIVDVKGDQVKLGITAPREVAVHREEVYREIQKENQLAALSQPNLEKLDRLFKK is encoded by the coding sequence ATGTTGGTATTAACCCGTAAGTTGAATGAGAGTATCATGGTCGGCGATGACGTCAAGATTACCATCGTGGATGTGAAAGGCGACCAAGTCAAGCTAGGGATTACCGCTCCTCGTGAAGTTGCGGTGCACCGGGAAGAGGTCTATCGGGAGATTCAGAAGGAAAATCAGTTAGCTGCTTTGAGCCAGCCGAATCTCGAAAAATTGGATCGATTGTTTAAAAAATGA
- the flgM gene encoding flagellar biosynthesis anti-sigma factor FlgM has translation MIISNKQVQTVLQLNSCYHYSRRIAFADNSSMPRADVLLLSNKVQELNLIKEQVLKSPDIRADKVSELKELIQDGRYHVTGDEIAQKMINRSLVDELAGR, from the coding sequence ATGATTATTTCAAATAAACAAGTCCAAACGGTGCTGCAACTCAACAGTTGTTACCATTATTCGAGGCGGATCGCTTTCGCTGACAATTCATCCATGCCCCGCGCCGATGTGCTGTTGCTCTCCAATAAAGTGCAGGAGTTAAACCTCATCAAAGAACAGGTACTAAAGTCTCCGGATATTCGTGCCGATAAAGTAAGTGAATTAAAAGAACTCATCCAGGACGGCCGATATCATGTGACGGGGGACGAAATCGCCCAGAAAATGATCAACCGGAGCCTCGTGGATGAACTTGCCGGGAGGTAA